A single window of Nicotiana sylvestris chromosome 5, ASM39365v2, whole genome shotgun sequence DNA harbors:
- the LOC104247412 gene encoding receptor-like protein EIX2, translating to MKSEIFLFLNIAFSVFIGLVIGTSSGGDGRTTLCIEREREALLKFKQGLIDNYGILSSWGREEEKEECCGWKGVQCSNITGHVVVLDIHAPSYSQHLRGNITPSLLELQHLKHLDLSYNNFGTSRIPNFIGSFPRLEYLFLEYANLSGEIPHALGKLTHLQILDLSLNSRLVVKNLEWLPRLVFLLDLDLSGVHIETVNWLQQIIKSPSLEQLNLEHCNVPEPIISISHLSSNVSSRLLSSLNLADTGLSSSAFRWLFNLSTRFTSIDLSSNHLAGRIPEAFGYMQHLEFIDLATNILEGGLPKSFGNLSHLRALDLSTNNLNQPLPELFLSLSGKAEKSLEELHLSNNHFSGSLPDITRFSSLKSLYLQENQLNGSFLESYGQTSKIEFLDLSLNQITGPLPNLTAFSALRELHLNNNQFKGRLPQSIGRLSKLEMLRVESNFMEGPITESHLSNLSSLRVLDLSYNSFSFQLGLNWLPPFELDVIGLSHCKMGPHFPQWLRTQKSYSHLDISFAGISGVAPNWFWDLSPEMMHFSISNNQISGEVPDLSSKFVKETNYPTMDFSSNNFSGLVPSFSSNLESLNLSKNKFVGSISFLCKIANALFRTIDLSNNLLSGELHNCLMGFEELAILNLANNNLYGKIPSSIGSLSDIQSLQLRNNNFTGDLPTSLKNCGILQILDVGGNKLSGEIPLWIGSHLTFLVVLSLRLNKFNGSIPQNLCHLNKIHILDLSQNSLSGEIPRCLNNITSLLQNNNSSTPSILFELGGDSHNGYSYFEEYLGDALVQWKSSESVYNKTLGLLKIIDFSNNELAGNVPEEIAQLDGVLSLNLSRNNLTGNVIQGIGKMEKLESLDLSGNQFTGRIPTSLAQLHFLSVLDLSSNNLSGKIPSSTQLQSFDPSSYEGNNELCGPPLAECPEDRNTQSLSADHSKINNLDEDDKILSFGFYVCVASGFILGFWGVIFTLALKQSFRDAYFQKLTNFANWIFVTIIMSLHRLKMMWS from the coding sequence ATGAAAAGTGAGATATTTTTATTTCTCAATATTGCATTTTCAGTGTTCATAGGACTTGTTATTGGAACAAGTTCAGGAGGGGATGGTCGTACTACTTTGTGCATTGAGAGGGAGAGGGAAGCTCTTCTCAAGTTCAAGCAAGGTCTGATAGATAACTACGGTATCCTCTCGTCATGGGGgagagaagaagagaaagaagaatgCTGTGGTTGGAAAGGTGTGCAGTGTAGCAATATAACAGGTCATGTTGTGGTTCTTGATATTCATGCTCCGTCCTATAGTCAACATTTGAGAGGTAACATTACTCCTTCATTGCTTGAATTGCAACATCTGAAGCACCTAGACCTTAGTTACAATAATTTTGGTACAAGTCGAATACCGAATTTCATTGGTTCTTTTCCAAGACTGGAATATCTTTTTCTTGAGTATGCTAACTTGTCAGGTGAAATTCCTCACGCTCTTGGGAAACTTACCCATTTGCAGATTCTTGACCTTAGCCTGAACTCCCGTCTAGTAGTGAAGAACCTTGAGTGGCTTCCTCGTCTTGTTTTTTTACTTGACCTTGACCTTTCTGGGGTTCATATTGAAACAGTCAATTGGTTGCAACAAATAATTAAGTCCCCTTCTTTAGAACAATTGAATTTGGAACATTGCAACGTCCCCGAGCCAATCATATCAATATCTCATCTCTCATCCAATGTCTCTTCCCGTTTGCTTTCCAGCCTCAACCTTGCTGATACTGGGCTTTCCTCTTCTGCATTTCGGTGGTTGTTCAACTTGAGTACGAGATTTACTTCCATAGATCTCTCTTCTAACCATTTAGCAGGCCGCATCCCTGAAGCCTTTGGGTATATGCAACATCTTGAGTTCATTGACCTTGCTACAAATATTCTAGAAGGTGGATTGCCCAAATCTTTTGGCAACTTGAGTCACTTAAGAGCCCTTGATTTATCAACTAATAACTTGAACCAACCACTTCCTGAATTATTTCTGAGCTTATCTGGTAAAGCAGAAAAATCACTTGAAGAATTGCATTTATCTAACAATCATTTTAGTGGTTCATTGCCTGACATCACCAGATTTTCATCCTTAAAAAGTTTGTACCTGCAAGAGAATCAACTGAATGGATCTTTCTTAGAAAGCTATGGGCAGACTTCCAAGATCGAATTCCTCGATTTATCTTTGAATCAAATAACAGGACCTTTGCCAAACTTAACAGCATTTTCAGCATTAAGAGAGTTGCATTTGAACAATAACCAATTCAAAGGGAGGTTACCCCAAAGTATAGGACGACTTTCAAAGCTTGAGATGTTGAGGGTCGAATCAAATTTCATGGAAGGTCCAATCACAGAGTCACATCTTTCTAACCTTTCCAGCTTAAGAGTGTTGGACTTGTCATATAACTCCTTCTCTTTTCAGTTGGGACTTAATTGGCTTCCTCCTTTTGAATTAGATGTTATAGGTCTCTCCCATTGTAAAATGGGGCCTCATTTCCCACAGTGGCTACGAACTCAGAAGAGTTACTCACATCTTGATATCTCTTTCGCTGGTATATCAGGCGTAGCACCTAACTGGTTTTGGGATCTTTCTCCTGAAATGATGCACTTTAGTATTTCCAATAACCAAATAAGTGGAGAGGTCCCTGATTTGTCTTCCAAGTTTGTAAAGGAAACTAATTACCCGACAATGGATTTTAGTTCGAATAATTTCTCGGGTTTAGTGCCATCATTCTCATCCAACTTGGAATCATTGAACCTTTCCAAAAACAAGTTTGTTGGATCAATTTCTTTCCTGTGCAAAATAGCCAACGCTTTGTTCCGCACCATTGACCTCTCAAATAACCTACTTTCAGGAGAACTTCACAATTGTTTGATGGGATTTGAAGAACTAGCCATTCTTAATTTAGCTAACAACAATCTATATGGTAAAATTCCCAGTTCCATTGGTTCTTTGTCGGATATCCAATCTCTACAGTTGCGGAACAACAATTTTACTGGTGATCTGCCTACCTCTTTGAAAAACTGCGGAATATTGCAAATCTTGGACGTAGGAGGAAATAAGCTAAGTGGAGAAATACCATTATGGATTGGCTCACACTTAACATTCTTGGTTGTCTTAAGTTTGAGACTCAACAAGTTCAATGGAAGCATACCTCAAAATTTGTGTCATCTGAATAAAATCCATATTTTGGATCTTTCTCAGAACAGCTTATCTGGAGAAATCCCCCGATGTCTCAACAATATCACATCTTTGCTTCAGAATAATAATAGTTCAACCCCAAGCATCCTTTTTGAATTAGGTGGAGACAGTCACAATGGCTATTCTTATTTTGAAGAATACTTGGGGGATGCATTAGTTCAATGGAAAAGCAGTGAATCTGTGTACAATAAGACACTCGGGTTGTTGAAGATCATCGATTTTTCTAATAACGAGTTAGCTGGAAATGTTCCTGAAGAAATCGCGCAACTGGATGGAGTGCTTTCACTAAACCTCTCGAGAAATAATTTAACAGGAAATGTAATACAAGGAATTGGGAAGATGGAAAAGTTAGAGTCCCTTGATTTGTCTGGAAATCAGTTCACTGGTCGAATTCCCACAAGTCTTGCTCAACTACATTTCCTAAGTGTCTTAGACTTGTCGAGTAACAACTTATCGGGGAAAATTCCTTCAAGCACTCAATTGCAGAGTTTTGATCCTTCATCATATGAAGGAAACAATGAACTTTGTGGCCCACCACTTGCAGAATGTCCTGAAGATAGAAATACTCAAAGCCTTTCTGCTGATCATAGCAAAATCAACAATCTTGATGAAGATGACAAGATTCTGTCGTTTGGGTTTTATGTATGTGTGGCAAGTGGCTTCATTCTTGGATTTTGGGGAGTAATATTTACTTTAGCCCTCAAGCAATCATTTAGAGATGCTTACTTTCAGAAGTTGACCAATTTCGCAAACTGGATCTTTGTGACAATAATAATGTCTCTACACAGATTGAAGATGATGTGGAGCTAG
- the LOC104247411 gene encoding ADP-ribosylation factor-like protein 8c isoform X1 gives MGLWNSFLNWLRSFFFKQEMELSLVGLQNAGKTSLVNAIATGGYSEDMIPTVGFNMRKVTKGNVTIKLWDLGGQRRFRTMWERYCRGVSAILYVVDAADRDSIPISGTELHELFKKPSLNGIPLLVLGNKVDKSEALSKQALVDQLGLNSITDREVCCYMISCKESVNIDTVIDWLIKHSKTAK, from the exons ATGGGTCTTTGGAATTCTTTCCTCAACTGGCTTAGAAG CTTTTTCTTTAAACAGGAAATGGAACTTTCCCTTGTAGGCCTTCAGAATGCGGGGAAGACATCTCTCGTCAATGCCATCGCC ACTGGCGGCTACAGCGAGGACATGATCCCAACG GTTGGGTTTAATATGCGTAAAGTTACAAAAGGAAATGTGACTATTAAACTCTGGGACCTTGGAGGCCAAAGGAGATTCCGTACGATGTGGGAACGCTATTGTCGGGGTGTTTCTGCAATACT GTATGTTGTAGACGCTGCTGATAGAGATAGTATTCCTATATCTGGAACAGAACTACATGAGCTTTTCAAAAAACCTTCTTTAAACGGAATTCCCTTGCTGGTGCTCGGAAACAAAGTTGATAAATCAGAAGCTCTTTCAAAGCAGGCGTTAGTCGATCAACT AGGTCTTAATTCAATCACGGATAGAGAAGTCTGCTGCTACATGATCTCATGTAAAGAGTCTGTAAATATAGATACCGTTATTGATTGGCTTATTAAGCACTCAAAGACAGCAAAATGA
- the LOC104247411 gene encoding ADP-ribosylation factor-like protein 8c isoform X2, which translates to MELSLVGLQNAGKTSLVNAIATGGYSEDMIPTVGFNMRKVTKGNVTIKLWDLGGQRRFRTMWERYCRGVSAILYVVDAADRDSIPISGTELHELFKKPSLNGIPLLVLGNKVDKSEALSKQALVDQLGLNSITDREVCCYMISCKESVNIDTVIDWLIKHSKTAK; encoded by the exons ATGGAACTTTCCCTTGTAGGCCTTCAGAATGCGGGGAAGACATCTCTCGTCAATGCCATCGCC ACTGGCGGCTACAGCGAGGACATGATCCCAACG GTTGGGTTTAATATGCGTAAAGTTACAAAAGGAAATGTGACTATTAAACTCTGGGACCTTGGAGGCCAAAGGAGATTCCGTACGATGTGGGAACGCTATTGTCGGGGTGTTTCTGCAATACT GTATGTTGTAGACGCTGCTGATAGAGATAGTATTCCTATATCTGGAACAGAACTACATGAGCTTTTCAAAAAACCTTCTTTAAACGGAATTCCCTTGCTGGTGCTCGGAAACAAAGTTGATAAATCAGAAGCTCTTTCAAAGCAGGCGTTAGTCGATCAACT AGGTCTTAATTCAATCACGGATAGAGAAGTCTGCTGCTACATGATCTCATGTAAAGAGTCTGTAAATATAGATACCGTTATTGATTGGCTTATTAAGCACTCAAAGACAGCAAAATGA